The Phaeodactylum tricornutum CCAP 1055/1 chromosome 8, whole genome shotgun sequence DNA segment AAGGCCACTTGAGACTTACGCTCCACTCATCCATGGCTGGACTCGGTCCTCTATATTCGGTACTTAACAAGCGTCGCGGCAAAGTCCTAGATGATTCCATGGTTGATGGTGCTGACTTGCTCATGATCACTGCGCTTATTCCTCAAGCGGAAGCATTTGGACTCGCACCGGAACTTTACAGCAATACCAGTGGGGAGGTCACCGCGCCAGAACTAAATTTTAGCCACTGGGATCGACTTGACGTGGACCCGTTTTGGATCCCAACAAGTTTAGAGGAACGGGAGGATTTTGGCGAGTTACAGATGGCTGGAGATATGTCTACTGGTCTGGACAATACCGCTCTCAAATATATTCGCAAAGTTCGAGAACAAAAAGGCCTGACTACTGACTCGGCCCGTACAGTTTTAAATGCCGAAAAGCAGCGAACACTTAAGCGATAGAAATAATGAAAGGAGTACGTAACTTGTAACATGTCATCTATCAACTAATATTCAGAGTCAGAAAAttgcggcaacaacaacagcaagaaAAACAAGGTTCGAAACCCCTGGGCCAAAAGAGAATGAATTCCACGATTCCCATTcttggctgactgtgagatgcATGAGCGAGGGCTGACTCAGAGCAAACGATGTCTTTTGCGATTCGCTCGGCTTCGTTTGATCCGCGAACcaagctgactgtgagtttgtGAGTTGAACGGTCCATTGATTATCAGAATTTTCTTTCGTACTCATTGTGTATAAGTCTGCCTATGGTGTCGATGCCATTGACAGGTGAGTGTGTATCGATATCTTAGCTCGAGTAGTGATGGACATAGCCCTGGTAAATCGAGTTAGTCTCCTTGCTTTTGTGGGGAAAATCCTACCATGAGATACTTTCACTGCACCTGATTGACCGTGAGTTTCTGGCCAATGGGATGGCAACTCcggctgacagtgagagcaTGCTCCGCCTAGTTTCCGGCGGTACTACGAGTGCCTCTTTCTGGAAATGATAGTTGCTCCATTCTATGTAATTTTCCTCCTTAAATGTAGCCAGGTAGCGTGCGAAGACCTACGTGCAATCTCTATAAATGCATGCTCTTCTGTTTAATGTCACATTTTGGCGAAATGGTGTAAAATGCAATCCATATGCCTTGCCATCTCCGAAATCAGATCTATTTGGCTCAATTCCGACGTCACCATTCTCATAGAGTAAGACCAGGCAAAACCTTTCAGTGTTATCGATCTTACCCTCCAGCGATTATGTCTTTCTCTTTTCTCCCTATTGCTTTATTCTTGGCTTTCATCGGCGGTTACGCAGAGGAACTTTCTCGGGCGCAAAGAGTATCCTTTGGCGAACAGAAGACACGAAATGCTCAGGTGGTCGTCGCTAATTATTCTGAAGCGGAGATGCTTGGCTTCAAGATCCAGCACCAAGTGCACAGCCAAGCCGACCTATTCGTCCAGCAGCTAGAAGGAAAGTTGCAACTCGTGAAGAATGAGATGATATCACTTGAGAATCGCGACCTGGCCAATCTCGATATCTTTACTTCTTACGCCAGTGTTGTCGCCGACGGCACAGAGAAGAACGCCGCGTCCTCATTGTTTGTGAGCAGACAGGATCCGGCCATAACGATTGCACTGGATTCCGAAGGCAACTTGAGGGAAGCCGTACGCCTTAACCCTGAAATCGGTGAAGCAATATCCATTTCACGCATTGATTCCCGAAAGGCGGATCGATTTGTTACGATCACTGCGGAAGACTTCGATCAAGACAAACTTGCTAGTTTTGAAGTAGAAGACAGAGTAGCTCCATTAGCACGTCAACTCAGAAGCTCACACAAGAGCGGAACAAGCAGAGAGAGGTCTCTCCAAGCCATCGGTGCCTGCTCCGAATACGGTTTTGACGTAATCGaagttgctgttgtggtGGATTCCCTTCTCTGTGCTGCTGTAGGTGGAACTGAAGGAGCTGCTTCCACCGCTGCACAGTCTGTCATTGCAGGCGCCAGCCAGTTCTACGAGGTTGACGGACTTTGCAAGAAACTCCGCATTTCGTATTTGGAAATTCACTGCAATGCTGGTACCAATCCTATCGCTCCTTTGCTTCAACAAGCAGGAAACTCTGACATTTG contains these protein-coding regions:
- a CDS encoding predicted protein, which translates into the protein MSFSFLPIALFLAFIGGYAEELSRAQRVSFGEQKTRNAQVVVANYSEAEMLGFKIQHQVHSQADLFVQQLEGKLQLVKNEMISLENRDLANLDIFTSYASVVADGTEKNAASSLFVSRQDPAITIALDSEGNLREAVRLNPEIGEAISISRIDSRKADRFVTITAEDFDQDKLASFEVEDRVAPLARQLRSSHKSGTSRERSLQAIGACSEYGFDVIEVAVVVDSLLCAAVGGTEGAASTAAQSVIAGASQFYEVDGLCKKLRISYLEIHCNAGTNPIAPLLQQAGNSDICNTDANGLLQNFICYTVDQGIAADLNLLFHGKFFTILESIRSTLQPIPCPGPNWSLTRWAIS